Proteins encoded within one genomic window of Dyadobacter chenhuakuii:
- the rhaT gene encoding L-rhamnose/proton symporter RhaT encodes MQALLGVIFHFIGGFASGSFYIPYKQVKGWAWESYWIVGGLFSWLIVPPLAAYLTIPGFTDIIAATDGGILLITYIFGVLWGIGGLTYGLGVRYLGVSLGSSIILGLCSVFGALIPSVYYQFSPRPGKDTISDLLTNSWGQMVLLGLLVCVIGIVICGKAGAMKDSDLKKSGYVADDKTEFKIGLGLTVSIISGVLSACFAFGIDAGKVMAEEANAAWKALNPDQGEFLFQNNVTYVVILLGGLTTNFIWCMLLNARNKTFGNYTDSRTPLLSNYIFSALAGTTWFLQFFFYGMGESKLGNGPSSWILHMAFIILVANSWGLILKEWKGISKKTLTTIISGILVIVLSVLIVGYGNYLRE; translated from the coding sequence ATGCAAGCTCTTCTCGGCGTAATTTTCCATTTTATTGGCGGTTTTGCTTCCGGCAGTTTTTACATTCCATACAAACAAGTCAAAGGCTGGGCCTGGGAATCCTATTGGATCGTAGGCGGACTTTTTTCCTGGCTCATTGTTCCCCCGCTCGCCGCTTATCTGACCATTCCGGGCTTCACAGACATCATTGCCGCAACCGATGGAGGGATTTTACTAATCACCTACATTTTCGGTGTTTTGTGGGGAATAGGCGGCCTCACTTACGGGCTGGGAGTCCGCTATCTCGGTGTTTCGCTCGGAAGTTCCATCATTCTCGGGCTTTGCTCCGTTTTCGGTGCCTTAATCCCTTCCGTTTACTACCAATTTTCACCCAGACCGGGAAAAGACACGATTTCCGACTTGCTGACAAACAGCTGGGGGCAAATGGTCTTGCTTGGTTTGCTGGTCTGTGTGATTGGCATTGTCATTTGTGGCAAAGCAGGCGCGATGAAGGACAGCGACCTCAAAAAATCGGGATATGTAGCCGATGATAAAACGGAATTCAAAATCGGCCTAGGGCTTACCGTTTCCATCATTTCCGGCGTATTAAGCGCTTGTTTTGCTTTCGGGATAGATGCCGGAAAAGTAATGGCTGAGGAAGCAAACGCAGCCTGGAAAGCGCTGAACCCGGATCAGGGAGAGTTTTTATTTCAAAACAATGTGACTTATGTCGTGATCCTTTTGGGCGGGCTTACCACCAATTTTATCTGGTGCATGCTGCTCAATGCGCGCAACAAAACATTCGGCAATTACACCGATTCCCGCACGCCATTACTATCCAACTACATTTTCTCTGCCCTAGCCGGCACGACCTGGTTCCTGCAATTCTTCTTTTACGGCATGGGCGAAAGCAAGCTGGGCAACGGTCCGAGTTCATGGATCCTGCACATGGCATTCATCATATTAGTCGCCAATTCGTGGGGCTTAATCCTGAAAGAATGGAAAGGGATCAGCAAAAAAACGCTCACAACGATCATTTCGGGCATTTTGGTGATTGTGTTGTCTGTTTTGATAGTTGGATATGGTAATTATTTGAGGGAGTAG
- the porU2 gene encoding putative type IX secretion system sortase PorU2: MRLGKIFLYTFLLVTSGMLQTVNAQWGAPYTNNWIVYGKPYVKIGVTQKGIHKLPFSLLPTSFPVGDAGKLQLWHRGEEVAIISTENKEIVFYAVPNDGASDSLLYRPMSSRINPYYSLYSDESAYFLTVGDKAGMRAEQITSNVDTNVPVTTFHTGTNLSLYKDEYSLGTIPFYRPAFFNSYFEIGASKTGKSSMEGKATDYTLQLTNYYKESGIKPRLKLLLHGRTPGNKNIEIRVGKTAQSLRLVRALNNNGFSGSEFSFDLEPEDLTADNKIILNLKAVGSNSADGYSLTYYLLSYPQLTDMKDKKSFEFSLAKSAQPINRLNIANAPGGATILDISNVNKPKVINGQPGNLMVPHSSARTLNLLVTSEAKTIEKAKVTEVKFSAKYPTNPNYIILTSENLLDGANKYAAYRASAAGGGFVPIVVNIKDVYNQFNYGEPSPVAIRRFVDYMVSSGTSGKYLHLIGRSITFNERMIRELPDEVPSVGYPGSDILLVEGLGGVPKDVPAVSIGRLSAVTNQNVLDYLQKVKDYEQGATSDFGWKKDVLHLNGGKTVGEITQLKNLLAALEPKVVNGVVGGKVIPFVKQQAIGEVEYVNITPEVNDGVGLITYFGHGSTTVTDLNMGYITDANRGYNNKGMYPMMYFNGCGVGNIFAGRFNPNPAATDRYTLSMDWLLAPNGGAIAVIANSFESFVGPSSKYLSQLYTSMFTDSTSYNLPIGDIQRIVARKILAEDSGMYSVANIHQSILQGDPALKLVSVASSDYAISADNGIKIFSESPDKTIASSSKLKVNLLIRNLGRFVKAEKVPVEITYIYKDSQTKSAQTLQGFAYSDTLILDVQNQKELQSIVVKIDPQNTLKELNKQNNTAELLVDWEIAKNESYYPLTSGKDIIAPLLDVTFNDRTIKNGEQISPKPQVTLTLQDDRVLTADTARISIFLKTCEDNSCEFERVNFSDKWKMDLKNISDHVIQLNLDPDLLAEDGNYEMLVISSDDAGNSIASPFTIQFLIGDNDENVKVIASPNPAVDYIRFETQLNSKQPAASIHWKVFNIAGKLMDEGERTAPLSGTNEWYWKPNYVSDGLYIYQVIFKYLNSEEDKTVTGKVVIIK, translated from the coding sequence ATGAGATTAGGTAAAATTTTTCTATACACATTCTTACTTGTAACATCCGGAATGTTACAAACCGTCAACGCTCAATGGGGGGCACCATATACTAACAATTGGATTGTGTATGGCAAGCCTTATGTAAAGATCGGCGTAACACAGAAAGGGATTCACAAATTGCCGTTTTCACTTTTACCGACTAGTTTCCCGGTGGGCGATGCAGGTAAACTGCAACTATGGCATAGGGGAGAAGAGGTCGCAATCATCAGTACCGAAAATAAAGAAATTGTCTTTTACGCCGTGCCCAATGACGGTGCAAGTGACTCCTTGTTGTATCGCCCGATGAGTTCGCGTATTAACCCGTATTATAGCTTGTATTCCGATGAAAGTGCCTATTTTCTTACAGTAGGCGACAAGGCGGGAATGAGGGCTGAGCAGATTACGAGCAATGTTGACACCAATGTTCCGGTGACAACATTTCATACAGGCACCAATTTAAGCTTGTATAAAGATGAATACTCGTTAGGAACTATTCCCTTTTACAGACCAGCCTTTTTTAACAGTTATTTCGAGATAGGAGCCAGCAAAACTGGAAAGTCTTCCATGGAAGGCAAAGCCACAGACTATACACTACAGCTAACAAATTACTATAAAGAAAGCGGCATCAAACCCAGATTAAAGCTGCTCTTGCATGGCCGGACACCCGGCAATAAGAATATTGAAATTCGGGTAGGAAAAACGGCACAGTCACTACGGCTTGTGCGTGCACTGAATAACAACGGCTTTTCAGGATCAGAATTTTCCTTTGACCTGGAACCGGAAGATCTGACGGCTGATAATAAAATAATACTGAATTTAAAGGCAGTAGGCAGCAACTCAGCAGACGGTTACTCGCTGACTTACTATTTACTTTCATATCCGCAGCTCACGGATATGAAGGACAAGAAGAGTTTTGAATTTTCTCTTGCCAAATCAGCTCAACCAATAAACAGGCTGAATATAGCGAATGCACCTGGCGGTGCTACTATTCTTGATATATCTAATGTTAACAAGCCAAAAGTAATCAACGGACAGCCTGGCAACTTAATGGTTCCGCATTCTTCTGCGCGGACGCTTAACCTGCTTGTCACGAGTGAAGCTAAAACTATTGAAAAGGCGAAGGTTACGGAAGTTAAATTCTCAGCTAAATATCCTACCAATCCAAACTACATTATCCTAACCAGTGAAAATTTACTGGATGGAGCCAATAAGTATGCGGCATACCGTGCTTCGGCTGCGGGCGGTGGGTTTGTTCCTATTGTAGTGAACATTAAAGATGTCTACAATCAGTTCAACTATGGCGAGCCAAGCCCGGTTGCAATCCGCAGATTTGTGGATTACATGGTATCGAGCGGCACCAGTGGGAAATATTTACATCTGATCGGAAGGAGTATTACGTTCAACGAAAGGATGATACGTGAACTGCCTGATGAAGTTCCCTCTGTGGGCTATCCCGGTTCGGATATACTTTTGGTAGAAGGCCTGGGCGGGGTGCCGAAAGACGTACCCGCTGTTTCCATAGGCCGGTTAAGTGCGGTGACGAATCAGAATGTTCTGGATTACCTGCAAAAGGTGAAAGACTACGAGCAAGGTGCAACCAGCGATTTTGGCTGGAAGAAGGATGTTTTGCATTTGAATGGTGGCAAAACAGTTGGGGAAATTACTCAATTGAAAAATCTGTTAGCGGCATTGGAGCCGAAAGTTGTGAATGGTGTGGTTGGTGGAAAAGTAATCCCATTTGTGAAGCAGCAGGCAATCGGCGAGGTTGAATATGTGAACATTACGCCTGAGGTTAATGACGGAGTTGGGCTGATAACCTACTTCGGACACGGCTCGACCACCGTAACAGATCTTAATATGGGATACATTACAGATGCAAACCGTGGTTATAACAACAAGGGAATGTATCCAATGATGTATTTTAATGGATGTGGGGTTGGAAATATCTTCGCTGGACGATTTAATCCAAATCCAGCAGCTACCGACAGATACACCTTATCAATGGACTGGTTACTTGCTCCGAATGGTGGGGCCATTGCCGTCATTGCCAATTCTTTTGAAAGCTTCGTCGGACCTTCCTCGAAATATTTAAGTCAGTTGTACACATCCATGTTCACGGATTCAACCAGCTATAATCTTCCAATTGGTGATATTCAGCGGATTGTTGCCAGGAAAATTCTAGCGGAAGATTCAGGAATGTACAGCGTGGCTAATATACATCAGTCTATTTTACAAGGTGACCCTGCGTTAAAGCTGGTTTCTGTGGCAAGTTCCGACTATGCCATTAGTGCGGATAATGGAATAAAGATATTTTCTGAAAGTCCGGACAAGACGATAGCCAGTTCTTCCAAATTAAAGGTCAACCTGCTCATTCGCAATCTGGGCCGATTTGTAAAGGCTGAAAAAGTCCCGGTGGAGATTACCTACATTTATAAGGATTCACAAACCAAGTCTGCGCAAACTTTGCAAGGGTTTGCTTACAGCGACACATTGATCCTGGATGTACAGAATCAAAAGGAATTGCAAAGCATCGTTGTTAAAATTGATCCCCAGAATACATTAAAGGAACTGAACAAGCAGAACAACACGGCTGAACTGCTGGTTGATTGGGAAATTGCTAAAAATGAAAGTTATTACCCGCTAACGAGTGGTAAAGACATTATCGCGCCGTTGCTGGATGTTACATTCAATGATCGGACGATCAAAAATGGTGAGCAGATCAGCCCTAAACCACAAGTAACACTGACTTTACAGGATGACCGGGTTTTGACAGCTGATACCGCCCGGATCAGTATTTTCTTAAAGACCTGCGAAGACAATAGCTGTGAATTTGAGCGGGTTAATTTTTCGGACAAGTGGAAGATGGATCTGAAAAATATTTCAGATCACGTTATACAATTAAACTTAGACCCGGATCTGCTTGCCGAAGACGGAAACTACGAAATGCTCGTGATTTCAAGTGATGATGCTGGAAATAGCATTGCATCGCCTTTCACAATTCAGTTTTTAATAGGCGACAATGATGAAAATGTGAAGGTGATTGCAAGTCCTAACCCAGCCGTTGATTACATTCGGTTTGAAACACAATTGAATTCCAAGCAACCGGCAGCGAGTATTCATTGGAAAGTCTTTAACATTGCGGGCAAGCTTATGGATGAAGGGGAACGCACAGCGCCGTTATCCGGTACAAACGAATGGTATTGGAAGCCAAATTACGTTTCCGATGGACTTTACATTTACCAGGTTATATTTAAATATCTTAACTCAGAGGAAGACAAGACTGTAACGGGGAAGGTTGTGATCATCAAATGA
- the porU2 gene encoding putative type IX secretion system sortase PorU2 produces MKANFTFYTLRLLNFSKIVFFLFLTIGGANAQKWSGVNGNEWLAGKYSQPWVKIGVTAKGIHKINVNDLPDAFKNANKDKIQMWYRGQQIAIIKADASEILFYGVPNDGASDALLYRFSTTRKNPYYSIYSDQSTYFLTVSSGDNGLRAAAPAVAANPGAVALTAQVQTDLKLYQNEHTHSTIPFYRPSALNSYFEEGKQTTGSSIMDEFVGTAIQTSNPKPVAYTNSYVPVPFSFQLKSPVGALAKKITIHIKSRTGTTIAGIYVGKTPGTLRSVGTLNVNELNDYDYTFNLEPTDFDASGNGTLGFKSTKIGSDGSGFSISYFTVEYEQAINMQGLTSYELTFPAVVAGSQSTLSIANAPAGTKVYNISNPSAPQIVSGTPSALVINRDDKALKLLAASTVTTVPTSKISTVKFTSLSPAANDYLIICSNSLNTSATDYAKYRSTTTPGRKFKPLVINIDDVYNQFNYGEPSPVAIRRFVDFMVSDGQLDKYLLLIGRSITYFERSIREIPDEVPTVGYPGSDLLLVDGLGGVQDDVPAIPVGRISATVNQQVYDYLEKVVTYESQLDVAWRKNVVHMNGGKTNNEITQFSNYLNGISNVVSSAPFSGAVLPRLKTVASNNVIEMTLAPELNGEVPGVEGVGMITYFGHGGVDKTDYNAGYVSNPSKGYKDTNKFPILFYNGCGVNNLFSGRNGEFGSLPTILVRPMSLDWLLAPNKGAVIVFGNTWDAYASTSNQYLDKLYEQIFSTADGTRPAIGNILKNVALQTKLEKNYSYNPAQNGRTMSYYDADRANVHQVILQGDPSLRVLITEGALPVNLISFNAHAEQDQVKVTWKTASESNNSHFLVERSYNGKNFESIGMVEGKGTTEVQSDYVFQDLKPLSGTSYYRLKQVDGDVTINGKLVKGKVTQSRLVSVSREVSKFLVISPNPVSDVAEIALDAPVAIKSWNLIDVKGRAIKSNQTGLKIDVSNLASGEYIVEILTENGDLYHKKVVKK; encoded by the coding sequence ATGAAAGCAAACTTTACTTTTTACACACTTCGCTTGTTGAATTTCTCCAAAATAGTCTTTTTCCTCTTTCTTACGATCGGTGGGGCCAATGCTCAGAAGTGGAGCGGGGTGAACGGGAACGAGTGGTTGGCAGGAAAGTATAGCCAGCCCTGGGTTAAAATTGGTGTCACTGCGAAAGGCATACACAAAATCAATGTGAACGACTTGCCGGACGCTTTTAAAAATGCAAATAAGGACAAAATTCAGATGTGGTATCGCGGTCAGCAGATTGCGATCATCAAAGCCGATGCATCGGAGATTTTGTTTTACGGCGTTCCGAACGACGGAGCTTCGGATGCGCTTCTTTATCGATTCAGCACAACCAGAAAAAATCCTTATTACAGCATTTATTCTGACCAAAGTACTTACTTTTTGACAGTTAGCTCTGGTGATAACGGCCTTCGGGCTGCTGCACCGGCCGTGGCAGCAAATCCTGGCGCTGTTGCATTAACAGCTCAGGTTCAGACAGATTTGAAACTATATCAGAATGAGCACACGCACTCAACGATACCTTTTTACAGACCAAGTGCACTGAACAGCTATTTTGAAGAAGGTAAGCAAACCACCGGGTCATCCATCATGGACGAGTTTGTGGGAACTGCGATTCAAACTTCTAATCCAAAGCCAGTAGCATATACCAACTCTTATGTGCCGGTTCCGTTCTCTTTTCAATTAAAATCGCCTGTTGGCGCTTTGGCCAAAAAAATTACGATCCATATCAAATCCAGGACCGGAACTACGATCGCAGGTATCTACGTCGGTAAAACGCCCGGCACTTTGAGATCTGTCGGGACATTGAACGTCAATGAGTTGAATGATTACGATTACACATTTAATCTCGAACCGACAGACTTTGATGCGAGCGGGAACGGAACATTGGGTTTCAAGTCTACCAAAATCGGAAGCGATGGCAGTGGTTTTTCGATCTCATATTTTACAGTTGAATACGAGCAAGCGATTAACATGCAAGGCTTAACCTCTTATGAGCTTACCTTCCCAGCCGTTGTAGCAGGATCCCAGTCAACACTTTCCATAGCAAATGCACCAGCAGGAACCAAAGTTTATAACATTTCGAATCCGAGTGCACCGCAGATCGTGTCGGGAACACCTTCGGCGCTGGTCATTAATCGTGACGATAAGGCCTTGAAATTGTTGGCGGCCAGTACTGTAACAACAGTTCCCACCTCAAAAATTTCAACGGTTAAGTTTACAAGCTTATCTCCCGCTGCCAATGATTACCTGATTATTTGCAGCAATTCTCTGAACACATCCGCAACCGATTATGCAAAGTATCGTAGCACAACGACGCCAGGCAGGAAGTTCAAACCTTTGGTCATTAACATTGACGACGTTTATAACCAATTCAATTATGGAGAGCCAAGCCCGGTTGCTATAAGAAGATTTGTTGATTTTATGGTCTCTGACGGACAATTGGACAAATATCTGTTGCTGATAGGCCGATCAATCACTTACTTCGAGCGTTCCATAAGAGAAATTCCTGACGAGGTGCCGACTGTTGGTTATCCGGGATCAGATCTTTTGCTTGTAGACGGCCTGGGCGGCGTGCAGGATGATGTTCCCGCTATTCCGGTAGGTAGAATATCGGCTACGGTAAATCAACAGGTTTATGATTATTTGGAAAAGGTTGTGACCTACGAAAGCCAACTGGATGTGGCTTGGCGGAAAAACGTGGTTCATATGAATGGCGGGAAGACTAACAATGAAATCACTCAGTTTTCTAATTATTTAAATGGTATTTCAAATGTAGTATCGTCTGCACCTTTTTCAGGAGCGGTTCTTCCCAGATTAAAAACGGTTGCTTCCAATAATGTTATCGAAATGACATTGGCCCCCGAGCTGAATGGTGAGGTTCCGGGTGTAGAAGGAGTGGGTATGATTACTTATTTCGGACACGGCGGTGTAGATAAAACAGATTACAATGCTGGCTATGTTTCAAATCCGAGCAAGGGCTATAAGGACACAAACAAGTTTCCAATCCTTTTCTACAATGGGTGTGGAGTAAACAACCTGTTCAGTGGGCGTAATGGCGAATTTGGCTCACTTCCTACGATTCTTGTCCGTCCTATGTCACTGGACTGGCTGCTGGCGCCTAACAAAGGCGCGGTAATTGTTTTTGGAAATACCTGGGATGCCTATGCGTCTACATCCAACCAATATCTGGATAAACTTTACGAGCAGATATTTTCAACAGCGGACGGAACGAGACCAGCCATTGGAAATATTCTTAAAAATGTAGCGCTGCAGACGAAGCTAGAGAAAAACTATTCGTATAATCCAGCTCAGAATGGGCGGACAATGTCTTATTACGATGCCGATCGCGCCAATGTGCATCAAGTGATCCTGCAAGGAGACCCATCATTACGCGTGCTAATCACTGAGGGTGCGCTGCCGGTTAACCTTATTTCTTTCAACGCGCATGCTGAGCAGGATCAGGTTAAGGTAACTTGGAAAACTGCATCAGAAAGTAATAACAGCCATTTCCTGGTTGAAAGAAGTTACAATGGGAAAAACTTCGAATCCATTGGAATGGTTGAGGGTAAAGGAACCACAGAAGTACAGTCTGACTATGTTTTCCAGGACCTTAAACCTTTAAGTGGAACGAGTTATTACAGACTTAAACAAGTTGATGGTGATGTAACGATCAACGGTAAGTTGGTGAAGGGAAAAGTGACGCAATCAAGATTGGTGTCTGTTTCAAGGGAAGTCAGCAAATTCCTGGTCATTTCTCCAAATCCTGTTTCAGATGTAGCGGAGATAGCATTGGATGCACCGGTAGCAATCAAAAGCTGGAATCTGATAGATGTGAAGGGAAGAGCAATCAAGTCCAACCAAACCGGCCTGAAAATCGATGTTTCGAATCTTGCTTCGGGAGAATATATTGTTGAAATACTGACTGAGAACGGCGACTTGTATCACAAAAAAGTAGTTAAGAAATAA
- a CDS encoding malate:quinone oxidoreductase: MITKKSSKTIAPDVVLIGAGIMSATLGVLLKKLNPAISISIFERLDRVTAESSDPWNNAGTGHSAFCELNYTPQLEDGTVDTKKAIKIAESFEVSKEFWAYLVENDIIDSPDAFIHNIPHLSFVWGDDNVEYLKKRYDGLTKHHLFHGMEYTEDKSEINSWIPLVMEGRDPDIQVAATKMDLGTDVNFGTLTKFMFEYLEKQEGVALYLNHEVDDFDKKKDGSWVIEVKDRATRKTSKVQTKFVFIGAGGGSLPLLEKSNIPEGKGFGGFPVSGQWLVCNNQEIIEKHQAKVYGKASVGSPPMSVPHLDTRMIDGKKALLFGPYAGFSTKFLKNGSFLDLPLSIKLDNIRPMLAAGIHNIPLTKYLIDQVRQSPQDRLEALKDYLPEAKLEDWDLEMAGQRVQVIKKDKKVGGVLEFGTEMVTAADGSLAALLGASPGASTAVSIMLELIQKCFKEARSDEWQAEFKKIIPSFGESLSKNAELAAKTRARTTEILELGASHYSEEFTA, encoded by the coding sequence ATGATTACCAAAAAATCTTCAAAGACGATCGCCCCCGACGTCGTTTTGATAGGGGCCGGTATCATGAGTGCAACTCTTGGAGTTTTACTTAAAAAATTAAATCCAGCGATCTCCATTTCGATCTTTGAAAGACTGGACCGGGTTACCGCCGAAAGTTCTGACCCATGGAATAACGCAGGAACGGGACACTCCGCTTTCTGCGAGCTCAATTACACACCGCAGCTGGAAGATGGCACGGTAGACACCAAAAAAGCGATTAAGATCGCTGAATCCTTCGAAGTCTCTAAGGAATTCTGGGCCTATCTGGTTGAGAATGATATTATTGATTCTCCTGACGCATTTATTCACAACATTCCACACCTGAGCTTCGTATGGGGCGATGATAATGTAGAATATCTTAAAAAGCGTTACGACGGTCTCACAAAACACCACCTGTTCCACGGAATGGAATATACGGAGGACAAAAGCGAGATCAATTCGTGGATTCCTCTGGTCATGGAAGGAAGGGATCCTGACATACAAGTGGCAGCAACCAAAATGGATCTGGGTACGGACGTCAACTTTGGAACGCTCACCAAATTCATGTTTGAATATCTGGAAAAGCAAGAGGGCGTTGCGCTCTATCTGAATCATGAAGTGGATGATTTTGATAAGAAAAAAGATGGATCCTGGGTCATTGAAGTTAAAGACCGCGCAACCAGAAAAACTTCAAAAGTCCAGACAAAATTCGTTTTCATCGGAGCTGGCGGCGGATCACTGCCGCTTCTTGAAAAATCCAACATTCCGGAAGGAAAAGGCTTTGGCGGTTTCCCTGTGAGCGGCCAGTGGCTGGTTTGCAACAATCAGGAAATCATTGAAAAGCATCAGGCCAAAGTTTATGGAAAGGCGTCTGTGGGCTCTCCTCCTATGTCGGTTCCGCATTTGGACACACGAATGATTGATGGCAAGAAAGCGCTCCTATTTGGCCCATATGCCGGTTTTTCAACCAAATTCCTGAAAAACGGATCATTTCTGGATCTGCCATTGTCCATTAAGCTCGACAACATCCGCCCTATGCTCGCCGCCGGGATCCATAACATTCCGTTGACCAAATACCTGATTGATCAGGTAAGACAGTCGCCGCAAGACAGGCTGGAAGCATTGAAAGATTACCTGCCCGAGGCGAAACTGGAAGACTGGGATCTTGAAATGGCCGGACAGCGTGTACAAGTTATTAAGAAAGACAAGAAAGTAGGCGGCGTCCTGGAATTCGGAACGGAAATGGTCACCGCTGCCGACGGTTCGCTTGCAGCATTATTGGGAGCATCCCCGGGTGCCTCAACGGCTGTCTCGATCATGCTGGAACTCATTCAGAAGTGTTTCAAAGAAGCCAGATCAGACGAATGGCAGGCTGAATTCAAAAAGATCATCCCATCATTCGGAGAATCCCTTTCCAAAAATGCCGAACTGGCAGCCAAAACACGCGCCAGAACAACTGAAATCCTGGAACTGGGTGCTTCACATTATTCCGAGGAGTTTACTGCTTAA
- a CDS encoding sugar phosphate isomerase/epimerase family protein: MKFGINTYLFSSPFTNESVSFFPQFKEWGFDFVEIAVEDPSNVDAKYVRKALDHNQLECRSICAATGLGRDLRGTRKEQVTSLEYVQTLIDIAPILGSQLVAGPVYSSVGRADLVPEDKKEKQWKTVVKNLTILADYAGERNVKLALEPLNRYETDFINTCEQVLKLIADVRSDALMVHLDSFHMNLEEKDPALAIKMAGSKLALLHASGSDRGTPGNDQINWDRIFAALDNINYQGDIVIESFTPDVKVIAKAASIWRQVEPSKEAIAVDGLRFLRGLGCYIR; the protein is encoded by the coding sequence ATGAAATTCGGTATCAACACCTATTTGTTCTCTTCGCCATTCACAAATGAAAGCGTTTCCTTCTTTCCGCAATTCAAGGAATGGGGTTTCGATTTCGTAGAAATTGCCGTTGAGGATCCTTCGAACGTTGATGCCAAATATGTCAGAAAGGCGCTGGATCACAATCAACTGGAATGCCGTTCCATATGCGCCGCAACCGGCCTCGGCCGCGACCTGCGCGGCACCCGAAAAGAGCAGGTTACGTCATTGGAATATGTTCAAACATTAATCGACATCGCCCCGATCCTGGGAAGTCAGCTCGTAGCCGGGCCTGTTTATTCTTCTGTCGGCAGGGCTGATCTTGTTCCTGAAGATAAAAAGGAAAAGCAATGGAAAACAGTTGTAAAAAATCTCACAATCCTCGCTGATTACGCAGGTGAGCGCAATGTTAAGCTGGCGTTAGAGCCTTTGAACCGCTATGAAACCGATTTCATTAACACCTGCGAACAGGTGCTTAAATTAATTGCCGACGTAAGAAGCGACGCGCTAATGGTGCACCTCGATTCCTTCCACATGAACCTAGAAGAAAAGGACCCAGCCCTAGCCATAAAAATGGCCGGCTCCAAACTAGCCCTCCTCCACGCATCAGGCAGCGACCGCGGAACCCCCGGCAACGACCAAATCAACTGGGACCGAATCTTCGCCGCCCTGGACAACATCAACTACCAGGGCGACATTGTTATTGAATCTTTCACGCCTGATGTAAAAGTCATCGCCAAAGCAGCTTCGATATGGAGGCAGGTGGAGCCTTCCAAAGAGGCGATTGCGGTGGATGGGTTACGGTTTTTGCGGGGGTTAGGTTGTTACATTAGATAA
- a CDS encoding FG-GAP repeat domain-containing protein: MRTIAKQLKWLFLIPVLMLSGYASQAQTKAKLGKTVSFKKQVLVNKFIAEGAAMGDVNKDGKKDILAGAYWFEAPSWKAHELAKPDSFIVNGGYSNSFLDFAMDVNQDSWIDLIRIDWPGKAAVWHENPKGKRGHWPTHVIHSSVGNESPMLVDMDGDGRLDLLCNDPTAKKVIWLRCPAEKGKTEWEKFTISNDPNIATHMYTHGIGYGDINGDGRKDVIVKNGWWEGPAEGPSKVAKDADWKFHPADLGKDCSQMYVMDLNGDGLNDVLSASAHDYGIWWHEQGKDEQGNATWRHHTIDNTFSQTHGLALADINGDGNIDFVTGKRYFAHHGNDPGEFEPAVIYWFEYKPGKVPSWTRHEIDNDSGAGLHVTVEDLNKDGLLDIVTGNKKGVRIFIQSR, encoded by the coding sequence ATGAGAACAATTGCAAAACAGCTAAAATGGCTTTTCCTGATCCCGGTTTTAATGTTATCGGGCTATGCGTCGCAAGCGCAGACCAAAGCGAAACTGGGCAAGACTGTCTCATTTAAAAAACAGGTTTTAGTCAACAAATTCATTGCCGAAGGAGCAGCGATGGGGGATGTGAACAAGGACGGCAAGAAAGATATACTCGCCGGTGCATATTGGTTCGAAGCGCCCAGCTGGAAAGCGCACGAATTGGCCAAGCCGGATTCATTTATCGTCAATGGGGGTTATAGCAACTCTTTTCTCGATTTCGCCATGGACGTGAACCAGGACAGCTGGATCGATCTGATCAGAATTGACTGGCCTGGTAAAGCTGCCGTTTGGCATGAAAATCCGAAGGGCAAGCGCGGCCACTGGCCCACGCATGTGATCCATTCTTCGGTAGGAAATGAGTCGCCGATGTTGGTGGATATGGACGGAGACGGTCGTCTGGACTTGCTATGCAATGATCCGACGGCAAAAAAAGTGATTTGGCTGCGTTGTCCTGCTGAAAAAGGCAAGACGGAATGGGAAAAATTCACGATCAGCAATGATCCGAACATTGCTACACATATGTACACGCATGGCATCGGTTACGGGGACATCAATGGCGATGGCCGTAAGGATGTTATAGTCAAAAACGGCTGGTGGGAAGGTCCGGCAGAAGGGCCTTCTAAGGTTGCAAAAGATGCAGACTGGAAATTTCATCCCGCTGATTTAGGAAAAGATTGTTCTCAAATGTACGTCATGGACCTCAACGGCGACGGCTTGAACGATGTTTTAAGTGCATCCGCGCATGATTATGGCATTTGGTGGCATGAGCAAGGCAAAGACGAACAAGGAAACGCCACATGGCGGCATCATACCATCGACAATACATTCTCCCAGACGCACGGCCTTGCTTTGGCAGACATTAATGGCGATGGCAACATTGATTTTGTGACCGGAAAAAGATACTTCGCTCACCACGGAAACGATCCGGGTGAATTTGAGCCTGCTGTAATTTATTGGTTTGAATATAAACCGGGAAAAGTCCCAAGCTGGACCAGGCACGAAATCGACAATGATTCAGGTGCGGGTCTGCATGTCACCGTGGAAGATCTGAACAAGGATGGACTGCTGGACATTGTAACAGGAAACAAAAAGGGTGTTCGCATTTTTATTCAAAGCCGGTAA